In one window of Bos taurus isolate L1 Dominette 01449 registration number 42190680 breed Hereford chromosome 15, ARS-UCD2.0, whole genome shotgun sequence DNA:
- the NLRP10 gene encoding LOW QUALITY PROTEIN: NACHT, LRR and PYD domains-containing protein 10 (The sequence of the model RefSeq protein was modified relative to this genomic sequence to represent the inferred CDS: inserted 1 base in 1 codon; deleted 3 bases in 2 codons; substituted 3 bases at 3 genomic stop codons) — protein MYGAQEAVKVVLRVSKVVNLLELSHVCLDGECSRGQRRPWHSPLVHGISRDSSPPTQIMDRRACVPPTGESRRGNNGNHDQLLPVSMPSSGSPDSSPCPSWELELDSVAVKAVFDPXEEPSKVPPRVALQGSAGIGKITLARKMVLDXTTGTLYPGWFDDVLYVSCRGSLYVALLAEGKLDQLLLWCCRDNQAAVTELLRQLEWFQFILDGYDDLRGPCAERLKRPRCSLMEYVLHPXIRRTVLPRSSLLITTQTLASRNPEPLLRQPHSDHILRGFSEDKKRSYLRSYFTDEKQVRNALDIVQANDVLYKACQVLGICWXVCSWLKGR, from the exons ATGTATGGAGCCCAGgaggctgtgaaagtggtgcTCAGGGTCTCAAAGGTCGTGAACCTGTTGGAGCTCAGCCACGTTTGTCTGGATGGCGAGTGCAGCAGGGGACAGAGGAGGCCCTGGCACTCTCCCTTGGTCCATGGTATTTCCAGAGACTCCTCCCCTCCCA CACAGATTATGGACAGGAGAGCATGTGTGCCACCTACAGGAGAGTCAAGAAGGGGCAACAATGGCAACCATGACCAGCTTCTTCCGGTGTCCATGCCCAGCTCAGGGAGCCCAGACTCATCTCCCTGccccagctgggagctggagctggactctgtcGCAGTGAAGGCTGTATTTGATCCATGAGAAGAGCCCTCCAAGGTCCCACCCAGAGTGGCACTACAGGGGTCAGCTGGCATAGGAAAGATAACCCTGGCCAGAAAAATGGTGCTGGACTAGACCACTGGCACCCTGTACCCAGGCTGGTTTGATGATGTCTTATATGTGAGCTGTAGA GGGTCCTTATATGTGGCCCTGCTGGCAGAAGGCAAACTGGACCAGCTCCTCCTCTGGTGTTGTAGGGACAATCAAGCAGCTGTCACAGAGCTTCTGAGGCAGCTGGAGTGGTTCCAGTTCATCCTGGATGGCTATGATGATCTG AGGGGCCCTTGTGCAGAGAGGTTGAAGAGGCCGAGGTGCAGTCTCATGGAGTACGTGCTGCACCCTTGAATCAGGAGGACGGTACTGCCGAGGTCCTCCCTTCTCATCACCACCCAGACCCTGGCTTCGAGGAATCCAGAGCCCTTGCTGAGACAACCACACTCTGACCACATCCTCAGAGGTTTCTCTGAGGACAAGAAGAGGAGTTATTTACGCTcgtatttcacagatgagaagcaAGTTAGAAATGCCCTTGACATTGTGCAAGCAAATGATGTTCTCTACAAAGCATGTCAGGTTCTAGGAATTTGCT TTGTCTGCTCTTGGCTGAAGGGCAGATAG